One window from the genome of Amycolatopsis sp. NBC_01480 encodes:
- a CDS encoding helix-turn-helix transcriptional regulator, which translates to MHIPSATVDRAAEHLGGRPDFDRLSAAIGAGDPIVENIVRALPHVAVTNDLYAESAAAYLATHLLTQGRHDRLPGPEHSAVRAGIAVMTARLAEPLTLAAIAAEAHLSVYHFIRVFRAETGETPHRFLTRLRIERAQRLLSGSTLSLAQIADQCGFSSPGTLSSAFLSQVGVRPSVYRNI; encoded by the coding sequence GTGCACATTCCGTCCGCGACCGTCGACCGGGCCGCGGAGCACCTGGGCGGACGGCCGGACTTCGACCGGCTGTCGGCCGCTATCGGCGCGGGCGACCCGATCGTCGAGAACATCGTCCGCGCGCTTCCCCATGTCGCGGTTACAAACGACCTGTACGCCGAATCCGCCGCAGCCTACCTCGCGACGCACCTGCTCACCCAGGGCCGCCACGATCGCCTGCCCGGCCCCGAGCACTCGGCGGTCCGCGCGGGCATCGCCGTGATGACCGCGCGGCTGGCCGAGCCGTTGACGCTGGCCGCCATCGCCGCCGAGGCGCACCTGAGCGTGTACCACTTCATCCGGGTTTTCCGGGCGGAAACCGGCGAAACGCCCCATCGGTTCCTCACCCGGCTGCGGATCGAACGAGCGCAGCGGCTGTTGTCCGGCAGCACCCTCAGCCTCGCGCAGATCGCGGACCAGTGCGGTTTCTCGAGTCCTGGCACGCTGTCGTCGGCCTTCCTGAGCCAGGTCGGCGTCCGGCCGTCGGTGTACCGCAACATCTGA
- a CDS encoding SRPBCC family protein — MLSYSAHATSAAPPAAVWRLLLDARTWPAWSAVDGLDLQRSSGLDPDGRDPVGAVRAFRTGKIVTGERLTGLVEERQLTYDDAFNKAIHDYRAVIDLTPAAGGGTAIHWHGTYATGPLMRLVMGPVMSRVMQRMADGLAAYAEQPAPA; from the coding sequence ATGCTGAGCTATTCCGCGCACGCGACCTCGGCCGCGCCGCCCGCCGCCGTCTGGCGCCTGCTGCTCGACGCCCGCACCTGGCCCGCTTGGTCGGCCGTTGATGGTCTGGACCTCCAGCGGTCCAGCGGGCTCGACCCGGACGGCCGGGACCCGGTCGGCGCCGTCCGCGCGTTCCGCACCGGGAAGATCGTCACCGGCGAGCGGCTGACCGGCCTCGTCGAAGAAAGGCAGCTGACTTACGACGACGCCTTCAACAAGGCCATCCACGACTACCGGGCGGTCATCGACCTGACCCCGGCCGCGGGCGGGGGCACGGCCATCCACTGGCACGGCACCTATGCCACGGGCCCGCTCATGCGCTTGGTGATGGGGCCCGTGATGTCACGGGTCATGCAGCGCATGGCCGACGGGTTGGCCGCGTACGCGGAGCAGCCGGCTCCCGCGTAA
- a CDS encoding SDR family oxidoreductase, producing MSHPVFDVRGRTALVTGSSRGIGEALARGLAEAGCVIVLNGRDEAKLAQTRQELAESTGATVFAVPFDVTDPDAVAAGIAQALETNLSSAFFVGREVARGMKSRGRVKIVNVCSVQSELARPGITPYTATKGGLKMLTKGMCADLGPSGIQVNGLAPGYFDTELNAALVADEDFSAWIRGRTPAGRWGRIEDLVGALLFLCAPASDFVNGQLLHVDGGITAVL from the coding sequence ATGAGCCACCCCGTTTTCGACGTCCGGGGCCGAACCGCCCTCGTCACCGGTTCGAGCCGGGGCATCGGCGAGGCGCTGGCGCGGGGCCTGGCCGAAGCCGGGTGCGTGATCGTCCTCAATGGACGCGACGAGGCGAAGCTGGCTCAGACCCGGCAGGAACTGGCGGAAAGCACTGGCGCCACGGTGTTCGCGGTCCCCTTCGACGTGACCGATCCCGACGCCGTCGCCGCGGGAATCGCGCAGGCACTGGAGACGAACCTCAGCAGCGCGTTTTTCGTCGGCCGCGAGGTGGCCCGTGGGATGAAGTCCCGTGGCCGCGTGAAAATCGTGAACGTCTGCTCGGTGCAGAGCGAGCTGGCGCGCCCCGGGATCACGCCGTACACGGCCACCAAGGGCGGGCTGAAGATGCTCACCAAGGGCATGTGCGCCGACCTCGGCCCGTCGGGGATCCAGGTCAACGGCCTGGCCCCGGGCTACTTCGACACCGAGCTGAACGCGGCGCTCGTGGCCGACGAGGATTTCAGCGCCTGGATCCGCGGCCGCACCCCGGCCGGGCGCTGGGGCCGGATCGAGGACCTGGTCGGGGCCCTGCTGTTCCTCTGCGCGCCGGCGTCGGATTTCGTGAACGGCCAGCTGCTCCACGTCGACGGCGGGATCACCGCGGTCCTCTGA
- a CDS encoding sigma-70 family RNA polymerase sigma factor: MSGSRGDEDERITALALTAARGDQAALERWVRATQADVWRFLAHRTSPAEADDLTQETYLRAFGSLRRFAGRSSSRTWLLSIARRVVVDQVRSASVRPKISGTADWQRAAEDQTARGHAAGFEDLVELGVLLAGLDEDRREAIVLTQFLGLSYAEAAEVCGCPVGTVRSRVSRAREDLLRAQGETNSAM; this comes from the coding sequence GTGTCCGGCAGCAGGGGCGACGAGGACGAGCGCATCACGGCGCTCGCACTGACCGCTGCCCGCGGCGACCAGGCCGCCCTGGAACGCTGGGTGCGCGCCACCCAGGCCGACGTCTGGCGGTTCCTGGCCCACCGCACCAGCCCGGCCGAGGCCGACGACCTCACCCAGGAGACCTACCTGCGGGCGTTCGGCTCGCTGCGCCGGTTCGCCGGACGGTCCAGCTCACGGACCTGGCTGCTGTCCATCGCGCGCCGGGTGGTCGTCGACCAGGTCCGGTCCGCGTCGGTGCGGCCGAAGATCTCCGGCACGGCGGACTGGCAGCGCGCGGCCGAGGACCAGACCGCGCGGGGACACGCGGCGGGCTTCGAGGACCTGGTCGAGCTCGGCGTTCTGCTGGCCGGCCTCGACGAGGACCGGCGTGAGGCGATCGTGCTCACCCAGTTCCTCGGGCTTTCCTACGCCGAGGCCGCCGAGGTGTGCGGCTGCCCGGTCGGCACTGTCCGGTCGCGGGTTTCCCGGGCCCGCGAAGACCTTCTGCGCGCGCAGGGCGAGACCAACAGCGCCATGTGA
- a CDS encoding zf-HC2 domain-containing protein has protein sequence MSCEIFREALSARLDSEPGPLPADQVDAHLATCSACRAWYARGEALRRAMLVRSAPAVPDLTASIMAQAPPVSREKWGLRVALGLVGLVQCGLAFAQLLGMDTGLHGGAAMVGHLLNESAAWNLAVGIGLLWAALRTRAAAGQLPMITGFVLVLTVVTTSDLIGGQVTAGRVLTHAFLVVGLGLLFAVHRQHRARQEPGPGLGEEPGADGENQVPGRGAFGLARPGPRRGRNQQRPAGRHHAA, from the coding sequence GTGAGCTGCGAAATCTTCCGCGAAGCGCTTTCGGCCCGGCTGGACTCCGAGCCCGGCCCGCTCCCCGCCGACCAGGTCGACGCGCACCTGGCCACCTGCTCGGCGTGCCGCGCCTGGTACGCCCGCGGTGAAGCGCTGCGCCGCGCCATGCTGGTCCGCAGCGCACCCGCGGTGCCCGACCTCACCGCGTCGATCATGGCTCAGGCACCGCCGGTTTCGCGGGAGAAATGGGGCCTTCGGGTGGCGCTGGGCTTGGTCGGGCTGGTGCAGTGCGGGCTGGCGTTCGCGCAGCTGCTCGGCATGGACACCGGTTTGCACGGTGGCGCGGCCATGGTCGGACACCTGCTCAACGAGAGCGCGGCGTGGAACCTCGCTGTCGGTATCGGCCTGCTGTGGGCGGCGCTGCGCACCCGCGCCGCGGCCGGCCAGCTCCCGATGATCACGGGCTTCGTACTGGTGCTGACGGTGGTGACCACCTCGGACCTCATCGGCGGCCAGGTGACGGCCGGGCGGGTGCTCACGCACGCGTTCCTGGTCGTCGGCCTCGGGCTGCTGTTCGCGGTCCACCGGCAGCATCGGGCGCGCCAGGAGCCGGGGCCTGGTCTTGGTGAGGAACCGGGCGCTGACGGCGAAAACCAGGTCCCGGGCCGCGGTGCCTTCGGTCTGGCCCGCCCGGGCCCGCGGCGGGGCCGGAACCAGCAGCGGCCGGCCGGGCGGCATCACGCTGCCTGA
- a CDS encoding transglycosylase SLT domain-containing protein: MTNPDPSRYAAQVRTRAAEAGVDPQLVMAILYNESYKPHDPELERAWQKIKPDAAFGVANMHRATFDQTKHGRPFAARTWEQLPDDPDLAIQAEAWYLHDLSAQLPAAHGKYQTSELLALGYNTGPGNMKAFARGTKPGAQAQTYLDTFRTNQAKAATALG, encoded by the coding sequence GTGACGAACCCGGACCCGTCGCGCTACGCCGCCCAGGTCCGCACCCGCGCGGCGGAAGCCGGAGTCGATCCGCAGCTGGTGATGGCGATCCTCTACAACGAGTCGTACAAACCGCACGACCCCGAGCTGGAACGCGCGTGGCAGAAAATCAAGCCGGACGCCGCGTTCGGCGTCGCGAACATGCACCGCGCCACGTTCGACCAGACCAAACACGGCCGCCCCTTCGCCGCCCGCACCTGGGAGCAACTCCCGGACGACCCGGACCTCGCCATCCAGGCCGAGGCCTGGTACCTGCACGACCTGTCCGCCCAGCTCCCCGCGGCCCACGGCAAGTACCAGACCTCGGAACTGCTCGCGCTGGGCTACAACACCGGCCCGGGCAACATGAAGGCCTTCGCCCGCGGCACCAAGCCCGGCGCGCAGGCGCAGACCTATTTGGACACTTTCCGCACCAATCAGGCGAAAGCGGCCACCGCGCTCGGCTGA